A part of Pseudanabaena sp. BC1403 genomic DNA contains:
- a CDS encoding class I SAM-dependent methyltransferase: MNIISREESYLYQLLSLIEEEGCLTVVNHQGEEFHFGKTSSSQNLRVFIRNSDTYKYIFAFASLGVGESYTEGWWDEENDNIVDLMGLFLRSSVSSNARGQIPLVLKIFAQRLLTLPLLIQNSRRNVSHHYDIGNDFYQLFLDESLTYSCGYQLDSTDSLKEMQLQKYELICQKLDLQPSDNIIDIGCGWGGMLIYAAEKYGVHGTGITLSEEQAKLAEEKIRKRGLSGRLKILLCDYRQVHGQFDKLVSIGMFEHVGKSNFSTFMEKSSDLLKPGGIGLLHTIGTIGSVRNDPWIARYIFPGGYLPKLHELAQAMLEAGLTVIHCDNLKPHYAETLKRWSVNLKNNRDEILALSKGYDNSFIRMWYYYLQACEASFRYNNMQLYQILFFKGKQWPFSKTLVFPADKIREEAQSVVNLF, from the coding sequence ATGAATATAATATCAAGAGAAGAAAGCTATCTTTACCAGTTACTTAGTTTAATTGAGGAAGAAGGATGTCTTACAGTTGTCAATCATCAAGGTGAAGAATTTCACTTTGGGAAAACTTCGTCTTCTCAAAATTTGCGTGTGTTTATTAGAAACTCTGATACATACAAGTACATCTTTGCTTTTGCTTCTCTTGGCGTTGGTGAATCCTACACAGAAGGTTGGTGGGATGAGGAGAATGATAATATTGTAGACTTAATGGGCTTATTTCTCAGAAGTAGCGTATCTTCAAATGCTCGTGGTCAGATTCCTTTAGTCTTAAAGATTTTTGCTCAACGATTGTTAACATTACCACTTCTTATCCAAAACAGTAGACGAAATGTTTCACACCATTACGATATTGGAAATGATTTCTATCAACTTTTTCTTGATGAGAGCTTAACCTATTCGTGTGGATATCAGCTTGACTCGACTGACTCCCTTAAAGAGATGCAGTTACAGAAATACGAGTTGATCTGCCAAAAATTAGATTTACAGCCTAGTGATAATATCATCGACATTGGCTGTGGTTGGGGAGGAATGTTAATATACGCAGCGGAAAAATACGGAGTTCATGGAACTGGTATTACGCTCAGCGAAGAACAGGCAAAACTGGCTGAGGAAAAAATCAGAAAAAGGGGACTTTCAGGACGTTTAAAGATATTACTCTGTGATTACCGCCAAGTCCATGGACAGTTCGATAAGCTAGTTAGTATTGGCATGTTTGAACATGTAGGAAAGTCTAACTTTTCCACATTTATGGAAAAATCTTCAGACCTTTTAAAACCTGGTGGAATAGGACTGCTGCATACTATTGGTACTATTGGAAGTGTAAGAAACGACCCATGGATAGCTAGATATATTTTTCCTGGTGGCTATCTACCGAAGCTTCATGAGTTAGCCCAAGCAATGTTGGAAGCTGGTCTTACGGTTATTCACTGTGATAATTTAAAGCCTCACTACGCAGAAACATTGAAGCGATGGTCAGTAAATCTCAAAAATAATAGAGATGAAATACTTGCCCTCTCAAAAGGCTATGACAACTCTTTCATTCGAATGTGGTACTACTATCTACAAGCTTGTGAAGCCAGCTTTAGATACAATAATATGCAACTTTATCAAATCTTGTTCTTTAAAGGCAAGCAATGGCCATTCAGTAAAACACTCGTTTTCCCAGCAGACAAAATTCGTGAAGAAGCACAATCCGTAGTAAATCTTTTTTAA
- a CDS encoding pentapeptide repeat-containing protein, producing the protein MLICFAACQPLETALGFIAGIGAIVVAGTAISGVRGAVDISLAVAITIIAAAVGTTAAALAGAAAVTAARIVAGSTISVLVVIAAAIVAAVLSAASANTIVSARASVGAIAMVDAGRQDLGTFMAASGGVLSILLSSYISRRTLMGDENYNLSRKLAGVLAAVRGTCFKGADLTDTNFTQAELKSSDFRGAILMHTCWASAESLSWTRPGESYLQHRSVRQLITKRQGERKVFDGFNLQGINLQGANLVKAIFVGANLEEAILKDANLKGARLIGANLNEADLQNADLRKAQLVQAQLDNADLRGANLTAAYIEDWGITTKTRLDDVKCEFAYMRLPDPDDFDQNCRRKPDDDRKKFAEGEFADFIAPMVHTLDLYHNQNVDPRVLALSIRGLYEKHPDADIRLASIEKKGKKGNILTRLATSEQSNHAELGEDYSDIFQEMQVLPSEEINSLLEKSGNPTQTLANLLAFATNQKEKYFPIINHNYFGEVKMNENQKQINIASSTFGQFIGGDAAINGIVNLGTINGSVTNAIDQLHDSTQSDKLGLKEILIELQKAVSSETSLSDEDKVEALEQLKKLAEAGKNPSDGVMKKMAKQATTMLKGIVTGLPDVTKLVESCNKLLPIISSMFGF; encoded by the coding sequence ATGCTTATTTGCTTTGCTGCCTGTCAACCGCTAGAAACGGCTTTAGGATTTATAGCTGGCATTGGAGCAATTGTAGTAGCAGGCACTGCAATCTCTGGTGTAAGAGGGGCTGTAGATATTTCTTTAGCCGTAGCTATAACAATAATTGCAGCAGCAGTAGGAACAACAGCTGCTGCATTGGCAGGTGCTGCGGCTGTCACTGCAGCCAGAATTGTTGCAGGCTCTACAATTTCTGTTTTAGTTGTGATTGCGGCTGCAATAGTAGCAGCAGTTTTATCTGCAGCATCCGCTAATACTATTGTCTCAGCTAGAGCCTCAGTAGGTGCAATCGCCATGGTAGATGCTGGTCGTCAAGATCTAGGTACATTTATGGCAGCTAGTGGAGGTGTACTATCTATACTCTTAAGCAGTTATATTAGCCGAAGAACACTTATGGGTGATGAGAATTACAACCTATCTCGTAAATTAGCAGGTGTTCTTGCTGCCGTAAGGGGCACATGCTTTAAAGGAGCTGATTTAACTGATACTAATTTTACTCAAGCAGAACTTAAAAGTTCAGATTTTAGAGGTGCTATCCTAATGCATACCTGTTGGGCTTCTGCTGAGAGTCTTAGTTGGACTCGTCCTGGTGAAAGCTACTTGCAGCATCGCTCAGTGAGACAGCTAATAACTAAGCGGCAAGGAGAAAGAAAAGTATTTGATGGATTTAACTTGCAAGGCATTAACTTGCAAGGAGCCAATCTAGTAAAAGCTATCTTTGTAGGTGCTAACCTTGAGGAAGCTATATTGAAAGATGCTAATTTAAAAGGCGCTAGATTGATCGGAGCTAACCTTAATGAAGCAGACCTACAAAACGCTGATCTTCGTAAGGCGCAGTTAGTGCAAGCGCAGCTTGACAATGCAGACTTGAGAGGAGCTAATCTCACAGCAGCATACATTGAAGATTGGGGTATCACGACAAAAACTAGACTGGACGACGTGAAGTGCGAATTTGCTTATATGCGTTTGCCAGACCCAGATGATTTCGATCAAAATTGTCGTCGCAAACCTGACGATGACAGAAAAAAATTTGCAGAAGGAGAGTTCGCTGATTTCATTGCTCCAATGGTTCACACTCTTGATCTTTACCATAATCAGAATGTTGACCCTCGTGTTTTAGCACTATCTATCAGAGGTTTATACGAAAAACATCCAGACGCAGACATCAGACTTGCTTCTATAGAAAAAAAGGGGAAAAAAGGTAATATATTAACTAGACTTGCAACCTCAGAGCAGTCTAACCACGCTGAGTTAGGAGAAGATTACTCTGACATATTTCAAGAAATGCAGGTATTGCCATCTGAAGAGATTAATTCCCTACTTGAAAAAAGCGGAAATCCAACTCAGACGCTTGCAAACCTTTTGGCTTTTGCGACTAACCAAAAAGAAAAGTATTTTCCAATTATCAACCACAACTATTTTGGAGAAGTTAAGATGAATGAGAATCAGAAGCAAATCAATATTGCTAGCAGTACTTTTGGACAATTCATAGGTGGAGATGCTGCTATTAATGGAATTGTTAATCTTGGGACAATCAATGGCAGTGTGACCAATGCAATCGATCAGTTGCATGATTCTACTCAATCGGACAAACTAGGGCTTAAAGAGATATTGATTGAGCTTCAGAAGGCAGTTTCTAGCGAAACCAGTTTGAGTGATGAAGATAAAGTTGAAGCTCTAGAACAACTTAAAAAACTAGCGGAAGCTGGAAAAAATCCGAGCGATGGAGTCATGAAAAAAATGGCGAAACAAGCAACTACGATGTTAAAAGGGATAGTTACTGGACTTCCAGATGTGACAAAGCTAGTCGAATCTTGTAACAAATTATTACCAATAATATCCAGCATGTTTGGTTTTTAA
- a CDS encoding sterol desaturase family protein, with protein sequence MQDLFILNVAPFIAIAIAIELTFLFWHNKLPRYYSWRESLASLGVFLGYVASGSISKIFLVGLSMWIWEHRLLTVPLDTWWGILLLFLVIEFFYYWQHRASHRIRWIWASHAVHHSVNHLNLSAAYRLAWTGWISGNFLFFLPPVWLGFHPIAVGVGLSLNLLYQFWIHSELIPKLGFLEWIFNTPSHHRVHHASNRAYIDRNYGGVLIIFDRLFGTFTEENLANPPVYGLTKPVRSHNPIIIALHEWARMFRDMQMTPSWRDRLAIALGSPSGDDWAKSRNVKMRSPSANP encoded by the coding sequence ATGCAGGACCTATTCATTCTCAATGTTGCCCCATTTATAGCTATAGCGATCGCGATCGAGTTGACATTTCTATTTTGGCATAACAAATTGCCTCGATATTATTCTTGGAGAGAAAGCCTCGCCTCGCTTGGCGTATTTCTTGGCTATGTCGCATCAGGAAGCATTTCCAAAATATTTCTAGTCGGTTTATCGATGTGGATTTGGGAACATCGATTACTAACAGTCCCGCTTGATACTTGGTGGGGAATCCTTTTGTTGTTTTTAGTGATCGAGTTTTTTTATTATTGGCAGCATCGCGCTTCCCATCGCATTCGTTGGATCTGGGCAAGCCATGCGGTGCATCACTCAGTTAATCATCTCAACCTTTCGGCGGCTTATCGATTGGCATGGACTGGCTGGATATCAGGGAATTTCCTATTCTTTTTACCACCCGTTTGGTTAGGATTTCATCCGATCGCAGTTGGGGTTGGTCTATCACTCAATCTGCTTTATCAATTTTGGATTCACAGCGAATTGATACCGAAACTCGGCTTTTTAGAATGGATATTCAATACTCCATCACACCATCGTGTCCATCATGCTTCTAATCGAGCCTATATCGATCGCAACTACGGCGGGGTTTTAATTATCTTCGATCGCTTATTTGGCACATTCACCGAAGAAAATCTTGCCAATCCACCTGTTTACGGCTTAACGAAGCCAGTTCGTTCGCATAATCCAATTATCATTGCGCTACATGAATGGGCAAGAATGTTTCGCGATATGCAGATGACTCCATCTTGGCGCGATCGCCTTGCGATCGCTTTAGGTTCTCCAAGTGGAGATGATTGGGCAAAATCTCGTAATGTTAAGATGCGATCGCCTTCAGCAAATCCTTGA